From Endozoicomonas sp. 8E, the proteins below share one genomic window:
- a CDS encoding transposase has protein sequence MAQARNTLIDPSSTPYYHCMARCVRQAYLCGENHLTGKNYEHRRQWVVDKLRELVSVFAIEVCAYTVMSNHYHVVLHINQSSARGWSRNEVLHRWTTLFAGPLLVQRHLAADKLGSAELARIDEYAEQYRRRLTDISWFMRCLNEYLARKANKEDECKGRFWEGRFKSQALLDEAALLTCMTYVDLNPIRAGKVETPEESDYTSIQERVEQVTHSETKRQPPSLKPFCLQGQNTDVALPYLLHDYLELVDWSGRIVRTDKKGSIPSCTPPILQRLDIDSDEWLKTMQWNNRFYRAVGRLEAMKAFALEAGQKWLRGLNACSRLYLTG, from the coding sequence ATGGCTCAGGCCCGCAATACTCTGATTGACCCCAGCTCAACGCCTTATTATCACTGCATGGCGAGATGTGTTCGTCAGGCTTACCTCTGTGGAGAGAATCACCTGACTGGCAAGAACTACGAGCATCGCCGCCAGTGGGTAGTGGATAAACTCCGGGAACTGGTTTCAGTCTTTGCTATCGAAGTCTGCGCTTACACTGTCATGTCGAATCATTATCATGTGGTTTTGCACATCAATCAGTCGTCTGCCAGAGGCTGGTCACGTAATGAGGTGCTTCATCGTTGGACGACCTTGTTCGCTGGACCGCTTCTGGTGCAAAGGCATCTGGCCGCTGACAAACTGGGCAGCGCTGAATTGGCCCGTATTGATGAATATGCTGAGCAATACCGGCGTCGTTTAACGGATATCAGCTGGTTTATGCGCTGCCTGAATGAATATCTTGCTCGTAAGGCCAACAAAGAAGACGAGTGTAAAGGACGCTTCTGGGAAGGTCGCTTTAAAAGCCAGGCATTGCTGGACGAAGCAGCCTTACTGACCTGCATGACCTATGTTGACTTGAATCCGATTCGGGCTGGAAAGGTAGAAACACCGGAAGAGTCAGACTACACGTCGATTCAGGAACGCGTGGAGCAGGTTACACATTCTGAGACCAAAAGGCAGCCGCCGTCCCTGAAACCTTTCTGTTTGCAGGGCCAGAATACGGACGTTGCCCTTCCCTATCTTCTTCACGACTATCTGGAACTGGTTGACTGGAGTGGCCGCATTGTCAGGACAGATAAGAAAGGTTCCATCCCGTCGTGTACCCCTCCTATTCTTCAAAGGTTGGACATTGATTCGGATGAGTGGCTGAAAACCATGCAATGGAATAATCGTTTTTATCGGGCAGTTGGCCGTCTGGAAGCGATGAAGGCCTTTGCACTTGAAGCCGGACAGAAGTGGCTTCGAGGTTTAAACGCCTGCAGTCGTTTGTACCTGACAGGTTAG
- a CDS encoding RING finger protein — MRLFIFLVFSLSLTIGTGYADVCPICQHEINSGQQSTSLCCGHDFHEDCLDTLRSTHRDLLCSVCKQRSRVHHGANSGDHRVCFNQEPLSQALSRPEYQARMIAKLQSEPAEPELLAFAAPFVKSQLDYPPRNDTDRTLYKTLTDLFFQRFSELSEADRWRSVEVFNTLMDGASEAKTEIQSETDSGIETGAETEAETEAETELRHRHRQSQRHNDS; from the coding sequence ATGCGCTTGTTTATTTTTTTAGTTTTCAGCTTAAGTTTAACAATCGGCACAGGTTACGCTGACGTATGTCCAATTTGTCAACATGAAATTAACAGCGGTCAGCAAAGCACTAGCCTTTGCTGCGGACATGATTTTCATGAGGATTGTTTAGATACATTACGATCAACTCATCGTGATCTATTATGTTCGGTTTGTAAGCAGCGATCCCGAGTACACCATGGTGCAAATTCAGGAGATCATAGAGTTTGTTTTAATCAAGAACCTCTGTCACAGGCACTTTCCAGACCAGAGTATCAGGCAAGAATGATAGCCAAACTACAAAGCGAACCCGCAGAACCTGAACTGTTAGCATTTGCAGCTCCATTTGTAAAATCACAGCTCGATTACCCACCAAGAAATGATACTGATAGAACTTTGTACAAAACGTTAACTGATTTGTTCTTTCAGCGTTTTTCAGAGTTAAGCGAAGCCGATCGGTGGAGATCAGTAGAAGTTTTTAATACGCTCATGGATGGAGCAAGCGAGGCAAAGACAGAGATTCAGTCAGAAACAGATTCAGGAATAGAGACAGGAGCAGAGACAGAAGCAGAGACAGAAGCAGAGACAGAACTGAGACACAGACACAGACAGAGCCAGAGACACAATGACAGCTGA